From Cryptomeria japonica unplaced genomic scaffold, Sugi_1.0 HiC_scaffold_46, whole genome shotgun sequence, a single genomic window includes:
- the LOC131862552 gene encoding putative germin-like protein 2-3 — MLWACNTQFDYTFISRAFLSDSSVALFIMGNRMIYFTLGLFLLICCYSDNVMAADSDPLQDFCVADKESMVKVNGFVCKDPKDVSAEDFFFGGLGQAGNTDNAVGSNVTMANVMQIPGLNTFGISLVRIDYAVGGINPPHTHPRATEVLVLLEGQLLVGFIDTTNKFFSKTLEKGDVFVFPKALVHFQQNVGHENAVAIAALSSQLPGAQTIANSLFAADPPLPDSVLAKAFRITQELVDFIQKKFA, encoded by the exons ATGTTATGGGCTTGTAATACACAATTCGACTACACATTCATATCCCGAGCTTTTCTGTCTGATTCTTCTGTGGCTCTATTTATAATGGGTAACCGCATGATCTACTTCACGTTGGGACTTTTCCTATTGATATGTTGTTACAGTGATAATGTCATGGCAGCGGATTCCGATCCCTTGCAAGATTTCTGCGTCGCAGACAAGGAAAGCATGG TTAAGGTGAACGGGTTCGTTTGCAAAGATCCCAAGGATGTTTCGGCAGAGGACTTCTTCTTCGGGGGACTTGGGCAGGCAGGGAACACCGACAATGCAGTGGGCTCAAATGTAACGATGGCCAATGTTATGCAGATACCAGGCCTCAACACCTTCGGAATATCGTTGGTCCGTATCGATTACGCGgtgggtggaataaatcctcctcacacGCACCCAAGAGCCACTGAAGTTCTTGTTTTACTGGAAGGCCAGcttcttgtgggtttcattgacaccaccaacaagtttttcagcaaaacgttggagaagggagatgtgtttgtgtttccaaaggcacttgtgcatttccagcagaatgtggggCATGAAAATGCGGTGGCCATAGCTGCATTGAGCAGCCAGCTTCCGGGAGCTCAGACAATCGCCAACTCTCTGTTTGCAGCGGATCCTCCTCTCCCAGATTCCGTATTGGCCAAGGCCTTCCGCATCACCCAAGAGCTTGTCGATTTCATTCAGAAGAAATTTGCATAA
- the LOC131078314 gene encoding putative germin-like protein 2-3, with product MLWDCNTQFDYTFISRAFLSDSSVSLFIMGNRMIYFTLGLFLLICWYSDNVMAADSDPLQDFCVADKESMVKVNGFVCKDPKDVSAEDFFFGGLGQAGNTDNAVGSNVTMANVMQIPGLNTFGISLVRIDYAVGGINPPHTHPRATEVLVLLEGQLLVGFIDTTNKFFSKTLEKGDVFVFPKALVHFQQNVGHENAVAIAALSSQLPGAQTIANSLFAADPPLPDSVLAKAFRITQELADYIQKKFA from the exons ATGTTATGGGATTGTAATACACAATTCGACTACACATTCATATCCCGAGCTTTTCTGTCTGATTCTTCTGTGTCTCTATTTATAATGGGTAACCGCATGATTTACTTCACGTTGGGACTTTTCCTATTGATATGTTGGTACAGTGATAATGTCATGGCAGCGGATTCCGATCCCTTGCAAGATTTCTGCGTCGCAGACAAGGAAAGCATGG TTAAGGTGAACGGGTTCGTTTGCAAAGATCCCAAGGATGTTTCGGCAGAGGACTTCTTCTTCGGGGGACTTGGGCAGGCAGGGAACACCGACAATGCAGTGGGCTCCAATGTAACGATGGCCAATGTTATGCAGATACCGGGCCTCAACACCTTCGGAATATCGTTGGTCCGTATCGATTACGCAgtgggtggaataaatcctcctcacacGCACCCAAGAGCCACTGAAGTTCTTGTTTTACTGGAAGGCCAGcttcttgtgggtttcattgacaccaccaacaagtttttcagcaaaacgttggagaagggagatgtgtttgtgtttccaaaggcacttgtgcatttccagcagaatgtggggCATGAAAATGCGGTGGCCATAGCTGCATTGAGCAGCCAGCTTCCGGGAGCTCAGACAATCGCCAACTCTCTGTTTGCAGCGGATCCTCCTCTCCCAGATTCCGTATTGGCCAAGGCCTTCCGCATCACCCAAGAGCTTGCCGATTACATTCAGAAGAAATTTGCATAA